One Polaribacter sp. SA4-12 genomic window carries:
- the rplR gene encoding 50S ribosomal protein L18, whose protein sequence is MALSKLQRRVRIKRRIRKIVSGTATKPRLSVFRSNKEIYAQLVDDVNGVTLASVSSRNKEIKAGTKVEVAAAVGKTIAEKATKSGVETIAFDRNGYLYHGRVKVLADAAREAGLKF, encoded by the coding sequence ATGGCATTATCAAAGCTACAAAGAAGAGTTAGAATTAAGCGTAGAATTAGAAAAATAGTTTCAGGTACAGCTACTAAACCAAGATTATCGGTTTTTAGAAGTAATAAAGAAATATACGCTCAATTAGTAGACGATGTAAACGGAGTAACATTAGCTTCAGTTTCATCTAGAAATAAAGAAATTAAGGCAGGTACTAAAGTAGAAGTAGCAGCAGCAGTAGGTAAAACTATCGCAGAAAAAGCTACTAAATCAGGAGTAGAAACAATTGCTTTCGATAGAAACGGATATTTATATCACGGTAGAGTTAAAGTATTAGCTGACGCTGCAAGAGAAGCTGGTTTAAAATTTTAA
- the rpsH gene encoding 30S ribosomal protein S8, with amino-acid sequence MYTDPIADFLTRVRNAIAAGHRVVEIPASNLKKEMTKILFDQGYILSYQFNDDKVQGTIKIALKYERDTKESVIRKIQRISTPGLRKYVGSTEMPRVLNGLGIAIVSTSKGVMTNKKARQENVGGEVLCYVY; translated from the coding sequence ATGTATACAGATCCAATCGCGGATTTTCTTACCAGAGTAAGAAATGCAATCGCAGCAGGACACAGAGTAGTAGAAATTCCAGCTTCAAACTTGAAGAAGGAAATGACTAAAATTTTGTTTGATCAAGGGTATATTTTAAGCTACCAGTTCAATGACGATAAAGTTCAGGGAACAATTAAGATAGCTTTAAAGTACGAAAGAGACACAAAAGAGTCAGTAATTAGAAAAATTCAACGTATCAGTACACCTGGTTTACGTAAATACGTTGGTTCGACTGAGATGCCAAGAGTATTGAACGGACTTGGAATTGCTATTGTTTCAACATCTAAAGGTGTTATGACAAACAAAAAAGCACGTCAAGAGAATGTTGGAGGAGAAGTTTTATGTTACGTTTATTAA
- the rplF gene encoding 50S ribosomal protein L6 translates to MSRIGKNPVSISQGVDVNIKDNVVIVKGKLGELSQTISEGITIKIEDGTITLDRTSESKNHKAQHGLMRALIANMIEGVSKGWTKDLELVGVGYRASNQGQKLDLALGFSHNIVLEIAPEVKVETISEKGKNPIIKLSSFDKQLVGQIAAKIRSFRAPEPYKGKGVKFVGEILRRKAGKSA, encoded by the coding sequence ATGAGTAGAATAGGAAAAAATCCCGTTAGCATTTCACAAGGTGTAGATGTAAACATAAAAGACAATGTTGTAATCGTAAAAGGAAAGTTAGGTGAATTATCACAAACTATTTCTGAAGGTATTACAATTAAAATTGAAGATGGAACTATCACCTTAGATAGAACTTCTGAAAGTAAAAACCATAAAGCACAACATGGTTTAATGAGAGCTTTGATCGCTAATATGATTGAAGGTGTAAGTAAAGGTTGGACTAAAGATTTAGAATTGGTTGGTGTAGGTTATAGAGCCTCTAATCAAGGACAGAAATTAGATTTAGCTTTAGGTTTCTCTCATAATATTGTTTTAGAAATTGCTCCAGAAGTAAAAGTTGAAACAATATCTGAGAAAGGGAAAAACCCAATCATTAAATTATCTTCATTTGACAAACAATTAGTTGGTCAGATTGCTGCAAAGATTCGTTCTTTCAGAGCTCCAGAGCCTTATAAAGGAAAAGGAGTTAAGTTTGTTGGTGAAATATTAAGAAGAAAAGCAGGTAAATCTGCATAA
- the rpsE gene encoding 30S ribosomal protein S5, translating into MMQGYKNVERVKPSGLELVDRLVGVQRVTKVTKGGRAFGFSAIVVVGDGNGVVGHGLGKSKDVASAIAKAIEDAKKNLVRIPILDATLPHEQKGKFGGAKVFLKPASHGTGVIAGGAVRHVLESVGIHDVLSKSQGSSNPHNVVKATFDALLQLRSAAVIAKQRGISLEKVFNG; encoded by the coding sequence ATTATGCAAGGATATAAAAACGTAGAAAGAGTTAAGCCTAGTGGGTTAGAACTTGTTGATAGATTAGTAGGTGTACAACGTGTTACTAAAGTAACTAAAGGTGGTAGAGCATTTGGTTTCTCTGCAATCGTAGTTGTTGGAGATGGTAACGGTGTTGTTGGACATGGATTAGGTAAATCTAAAGATGTTGCATCTGCAATTGCAAAAGCAATTGAAGACGCAAAGAAAAATTTAGTTAGAATTCCTATTTTAGATGCAACTTTACCACATGAACAAAAAGGTAAATTTGGTGGTGCAAAGGTGTTTTTAAAACCTGCATCTCATGGTACAGGGGTTATTGCCGGTGGTGCTGTAAGACACGTCTTAGAGTCTGTTGGTATACATGATGTATTATCAAAATCTCAAGGATCATCAAACCCTCATAACGTAGTTAAAGCAACTTTTGATGCTTTATTACAGTTACGTAGTGCAGCAGTAATAGCTAAACAAAGAGGAATTTCTTTAGAGAAAGTATTTAACGGATAA
- the rpsN gene encoding 30S ribosomal protein S14: protein MAKESMKARERKRAKTVAKYAEKRKALKEAGDYEALQKLPKNASPVRMHNRCKLTGRPKGYMRQFGLSRVTFREMANQGLIPGVKKASW from the coding sequence ATGGCTAAAGAATCAATGAAAGCTCGCGAACGTAAGAGAGCGAAAACAGTTGCAAAATATGCAGAAAAGAGAAAAGCTTTAAAAGAAGCTGGAGACTATGAAGCATTGCAAAAATTACCAAAGAACGCTTCACCAGTAAGAATGCATAATAGATGTAAATTAACTGGACGTCCTAAAGGATATATGAGACAATTTGGTTTATCTCGTGTTACGTTTAGGGAAATGGCAAATCAAGGTTTAATACCAGGCGTTAAAAAGGCAAGTTGGTAG
- the rpmD gene encoding 50S ribosomal protein L30: MARIKVTQVKSQIGRLQSQKRTLEALGLRKMHQTVEHEATPSIVGMVNTVKHLVSFEEIK, encoded by the coding sequence ATGGCAAGAATAAAAGTTACACAAGTAAAAAGTCAAATCGGGCGTCTTCAAAGTCAAAAAAGAACTTTAGAAGCATTAGGTTTACGTAAAATGCACCAAACTGTAGAGCATGAGGCAACTCCTTCTATAGTAGGTATGGTAAATACAGTTAAACACTTAGTTTCTTTCGAAGAAATTAAATAA
- the rplO gene encoding 50S ribosomal protein L15 — translation MSLHNLTPAEGSIKKGKRIARGEGSGKGGTSTRGHNGQKSRSGYSKKVGFEGGQMPLQRRVPKFGFTNINRIEHQGINLDKLQSLVDSGKITDTVNLEVLIANRLAGKNDLVKILGGGELKAKLNITVHKFTATAKAAIEAAGGEAVTL, via the coding sequence ATGAGTTTACACAATTTAACACCAGCAGAAGGTTCCATTAAAAAAGGAAAAAGAATTGCAAGGGGTGAAGGATCTGGAAAAGGTGGTACTTCTACAAGAGGTCACAATGGTCAGAAATCTCGTTCAGGTTATTCTAAAAAGGTAGGTTTTGAAGGAGGGCAAATGCCACTTCAAAGACGTGTGCCAAAATTTGGTTTCACAAACATCAACCGTATTGAACACCAAGGTATCAATTTAGATAAATTACAGTCTTTAGTTGATAGTGGTAAGATAACAGATACAGTTAATTTAGAGGTTTTAATTGCTAATAGATTAGCAGGTAAAAACGACTTAGTAAAAATACTAGGTGGTGGAGAGTTAAAAGCTAAATTAAACATAACTGTACATAAATTTACAGCAACAGCAAAAGCAGCTATTGAAGCTGCTGGAGGAGAAGCTGTTACTTTATAA